The genomic region CACAGACTAGAAATAGTTTATATTGGATATTTCAGCTGAGTTAAACACTGCACATGTGAGAGGTACATTATTTATTGATCTGTGCGTAATAAAGCAAGTATcaataatgggttttttttatacaggcaTTCCTAAAAGTTAAAGCAGGAACAATGTCAGATGCAGTGGAACACCGGAATCAGTAGTGGATGTATGAGACCTGGACATCTCCGTCCACCTCCAGTGTGTCAATCTGATTGTAAGGCTGGAAACGGTGGTGGAAAGTACACATGTGCTGCCCATTTGCAaacacctttatctttttttcaccACAACGAATGGAGATCTGCaaatgagacagagacagtAAATAAAGCTGGATGTTGATGGATGGACTATAACAATGAGGAAAGCAAATGAGTTCACATCTAAATCAATAGATCCATACCTCAAAGTACTGTCCCTCCATGAAGGGGTTGAAGTTGAGATCTATTTCTTCTTCACCCCAGCAACCATTGATCTGGCTGTTACGGATTACCAATCCCTCTCTAATTCGAGGGTTGAGGTGAAAGGCTATGTCTCGTGAGGCTCCAGCTATGAAGTTAATATGAAACCTGCAGAAGAATAGGCAAATATTCTTTACTCATCAtaccaaaaatattttaatattattttgtattgtttaattaCCTATAATAATAGTCACTTGTAGACTGTAAATTATTTTTGCTCAgaccgctgtttttttttaggccagAAAAATATGTGTGTGCAATTTCCCAAGAAGTCACATCCAAATGGGTTCAATGCtgaaacaattttattaaatatttaagtagattatggttattatttttttggataATATGGTTCTTTCTATTAGCCATATGCAATGTACCTCTACACCATTAGTGGATAAAGTACACCATccttactccacacacactctcaccaggACCATGTGGTTACGCTTGTGCTCTGTGATGTTTTATTGCAAACTTCTTTCCACCACAATTGTATGAGATTTTTTAGGCACCTTTGCAGGCAGCAAACAATAAATAGTCCAAAATATACCAAAAATATACCAAATATACCAAATTAAAACCATTGAATATTCATACCTGTCAGCTCCATATGGCACCATGCCTCGGATGATAATGGTCCTATTGGATACCATCCCACCAGGAATCATATCTAAATAGGGAATGCCCTAAGCATATGAAAAATAGCACAACTAACATTAAACATACAAGTATCATTTAGCTCATACAACTTGAAAAATagaaagtttattatttaaaaaaaaaatctatgaaaacattattttaaccATTTAACATCCATATTAACAGATCTCACGTATCATTCTCATTTGGTGTTTGGCATTAAGTATCATTTGGGTACCTGTGCTGTTCTATCAAAGTCACCATGTCAGTCAGTATTATAATGCCATGTCTAATTTCCTATTTTCTATAAATCTactgtgtttttaataaaacatttttaccgtgagaagtaatagtttatAATGGTGTAATGAATTCCCATATCAAAGTCTGCAGCAAGCTTTAAATTGTCCAAGTAATAAATCAAACCTTCCTCCTACTTACAGGGTTGAAGATAGGCTGCATTCCCATTACCTGATGAccaaagaacaaaagaaaaatgtttgccattggtttaaaataaatcatattgcaGTATTACTGCAATGGTTTCATTGTGCTTTCTGAGTACTGTAAAGTATATGGGAATACACAGACTAGACTGAGTAAAAAAATTGACTCTGCTTGCAGTGGCTTTAATGACTAAAATCAGTCTGTACATTTCTTGCATTATTATAATCAAGTCTGACTTATAACCTTCATGTGCTCAACTCAGATGTAAGTTGTTTGGGATAAATGTAGTAATGAATCGGCTTGTAGGGTATCAAGCAAAAATGATAAGATCATGTTTATATTCAAGGTGATTGCAAAGTTCTTTAAGGAACATGTTTGaccttttataataatataaaacataacacAATTCAAGATGTAAATATGAACAAATGAATGTTGAAAAACATCTCCTGTACACTTACTGGCAGATTTCCTCCAGGTAACCCCATGCATCCTCCCTTCAACAGACATTAATAATTATCGCAAATTGTGACAAGAAGACCAAATCACCAAAAATGCTCACACTCTCATGAAACTATAAATAATccatatattcatataatatCCACATCCAGGAAATATCAGCATACCCCAAGCCCAGGTCCTGGATAACCTccctaaaacagaaaacagaaaaaaaaattgtagttctaaaaatatatatatctttttttagtCAATTTTAAGTAAgtaataacaaataaacaaaataagctGTTACAGGAAATATTTAGTAATGGGATGGTGTGATATTGTTATCTCCATGTACACACTCACCCCCATGCCACCCATTCCACCTCCTGGATAGCCTCCCTGCTATAGtacaacatataaaatatttaatttaattatttattcaatattttagtGAAATATTGTCATGcttaaatatatacaacatagattttttttgtgatacaCTCACCCCCATTCCACCAGCAGGATAACATTCCTGTTGAAAATATGCAGTGATTAAAATATAGACTAGGAAAAAGTCACAGTATTACATGAACAGTCATGTTCAAAAGGGGTTCCTTAAAAATATCTGGACCAAATCAACTATTTTCAAACTTTCTACAGAATATAAAGAATGTAGTTTTAAATTTTCATATTACTCTACACACTTCGTGGACTTGATATCtgttacaatatatacataaagcTTCTAAAAGAATCTAAAATACAGCTGTAAATTGTTGGAAAGGGCATATATTTGGAACTAGATCTAATGGGGGAAACGTTGTATTAATGGATTCAGTGATTCATACTACACCTGGTCAGCGATGGTTTAAATTAGACTATGACTAGACTACAGTATATGTAGGAGTTACAAAACTTCAAACATTACTTTCAATTGGAGCTGAAAACTATCTGAATTAAAAGCTCAAGTTGTCAAGTTTTAACAAAACTACCTACAACTAACTACTGTATAACCACATTAACCTGAAATAAACAGGGATTAGACTAAGAAgacacatatactgtatctaCTACTATTTGATTAATATATAAAGGTAaaggattttttaaattattattaatagatcCACTGcttcatataataaataagatcATTAATGAGTTCAGatttttatgaatatgaatttatgaatatgtaaacatatgtaaatttaattcattttaaagtaGGTATGAGAGAAATATTTACCCCAGCTCCACCTCCAGGAAATCCTCCCTGCTATAGTTAAGCagattaatacatatttatcacATTTACCACATTATCTTTACGCTCTGGTTTACATGATGACACAGACAAATAACCATTTATGGTATCCAGTTCACACACTCA from Silurus meridionalis isolate SWU-2019-XX chromosome 13, ASM1480568v1, whole genome shotgun sequence harbors:
- the LOC124395345 gene encoding galectin-4-like codes for the protein MAFIAPPGYQPIFNPSIPYVGPICGGLRAGMSLYIQGKIHHHISSFNLNLQCGEFNGCDIAFHFNPRFDFWDKVVFNTFQNGVWEGEEKVRHMPFHKGQHFEMIIIITTEGYQVNVNGKDLYLFQHRMPLERVCALEIGGDVAIDSINIIGGMQDMGGGWQGGMGGNMGQGGFPGGGAGECYPAGGMGQGGYPGGGMGGMGGGYPGPGLGGGCMGLPGGNLPVMGMQPIFNPGIPYLDMIPGGMVSNRTIIIRGMVPYGADRFHINFIAGASRDIAFHLNPRIREGLVIRNSQINGCWGEEEIDLNFNPFMEGQYFEISIRCGEKKIKVFANGQHMCTFHHRFQPYNQIDTLEVDGDVQVSYIHY